The Patagioenas fasciata isolate bPatFas1 chromosome 3, bPatFas1.hap1, whole genome shotgun sequence genome contains a region encoding:
- the TOMM20 gene encoding mitochondrial import receptor subunit TOM20 homolog: MMVGKTSAIAAGLCGALFIGYCIYFDRKRRSDPNFKNRLRERRKKQKLAKERAGLSKLPDLKDAEAVQKFFLEEIQLGEELLAQGEYEKGVDHLTNAIAVCGQPQQLLQVLQQTLPPPVFQMLLTKLPTISQRIVSAQCLAEDDVE, translated from the exons ATGATGGTGGGAAAGACCAGCGCCATCGCGGCGGGGCTGTGCGGGGCCCTTTTCATCGGCTACTGCATTTACTTCGACCGCAAGAGACGGAGCGACCCTAATTTCAAGAACCGACTGCGGGAAC GAAGGAAGAAACAGAAGCTTGCCAAAGAGAGAGCAGGGCTTTCCAAG TTGCCTGATCTGAAAGATGCTGAAGCTGTTCAGAAGTTTTTCCTTGAGGAGATTCAGCTTGGTGAGGAACTACTAGCTCAAg GTGAATATGAGAAGGGTGTTGATCACTTGACCAATGCCATTGCTGTGTGTGGACAGCCGCAGCAACTACTACAAGTTCTACAGCAGACTCTTCCACCACCAGTGTTTCAAATGCTTCTAACTAAGCTCCCTACGATAAGCCAG AGAATTGTAAGTGCACAGTGCTTGGCTGAAGATGATGTTGAATGA
- the RBM34 gene encoding RNA-binding protein 34 gives MGPRRRGAEPRELPAEEQYVVGQVVSSLCPGRTPAAPLARLFSAAAAPPVLVAVPGQNKKRKPTEEVEKVSEDQSSSVIQEPPIKAKKARKKELSKAEKKLANRESALERADEEEEQKLFQSKVKQKKGASRAITKSGVNSDTGTTVKQKQEKKVADETVNRRTVFVGNLPVNCTAQELKSVFKEYGQIKSIRFRSLVPAEETLSKKLAAIKHKVHPNVKFVNAYVVFKEECDAIKALNENGTEIARGFHIRVDIASKNSSHDNKRSVFLGNLSYDISNDAVREHFAVCGDVVAVRIVRDRKTGLGKGFGYVLFENTDAVHLALKLNDSVLMGRKIRVKRCGDKWKAPQKSPNQSRAPKDRVGATLKSKRCSNDSFVGEKATPLKKSTKPKRLKTTPRNKAGKKKQSFDKKQTYKSVNDKD, from the exons ATGGGCCCCCGCCGGAGGGGCGCGGAGCCGCGGGAGCTGCCGGCGGAGGAGCAGTACGTGGTGGGGCAGGTGGTGAGCAGCCTCTGCCCGGGCAGGACCCCCGCCGCGCCGCTCGCCCGCCTCttcagcgccgccgccgccccaccGGTGCTCGTGGCCGTCCCGGGG caaaataagaaaagaaagccTACAGAAGAAGTGGAGAAAGTGTCGGAAGACCAGAGCTCATCTGTCATACAAGAACCTCCTATAAAAGCAAAGAAAGCCAGAAAGAAGGAACtttcaaaagcagagaaaaaattgGCAAACAG AGAGAGTGCTTTGGAGCGGGCAGATGAAGAGGAGGAGCAAAAACTGTTTCAAAGCAAAGTGAAGCAAAAAAAAGGGGCTTCTCGTGCCATCACCAAAAGTGGTGTTAATTCAGATACAGGCACTACTGtaaaacaaaaacaggaaaaaaaggtggCTGATGAAACGGTAAACAGAAGAACAGTGTTTGTTGGGAACTTGCCTGTCAACTGCACTGCTCAG GAGCTGAAATCTGTTTTTAAAGAGTATGGACAAATAAAATCCATTCGATTCCGCTCTTTG GTTCCAGCAGAAGAGACTTTATCCAAAAAGTTAGCAGCAATAAA GCATAAGGTGCACCCTAATGTGAAGTTCGTTAACGCTTATGTTGTATTTAAGGAAGAATGTGATGCCATTAAGGCTCTAAATGA AAATGGAACAGAAATTGCTAGAGGATTTCACATCAGAGTTGACATTGCATCAAAAAACAGTTCA CATGACAATAAACGATCTGTATTCTTGGGAAATCTCTCATATG ACATCAGCAATGATGCCGTGCGAGAGCACTTTGCTGTCTGTGGAGATGTGGTAGCCGTGCGGATCGTGAGAGACAGAAAGACCGGCTTGGGTAAAGGCTTCGGCTACGTTCTCTTTGAG AATACAGATGCTGTACATCTTGCTCTGAAACTCAACGACTCAGTTCTGATGGGAAGAAAGATAAGAGTGAAACGCTGCGGAGACAAGTGGAAAGCGCCACAGAAAAGTCCAAATCAGTCTCGTGCTCCTAAGGACAGAGTTGGTGCCACATTAAAAAGCAAGAGGTGCTCTAATGATTCATTTGTTGGTGAAAAAGCAACCCCACTGAAGAAGAGCACTAAACCAAAAAGACTAAAAACTACTCCTAGAAATAAAGCTGGGAAAAAGAAACAGTCTTTTGATAAAAAACAAACGTATAAAAGTGTTAATGATAAAGATTGA